From the Sphingomonas mesophila genome, one window contains:
- a CDS encoding ATP-grasp domain-containing protein codes for MSRVHVLTPAPDYPEDYRWAYDVEAAALEAGGLGVAPVPWTRAGALGAGDTVLPLVAWGYHLDAPRWHAMLDRLEASGANVINSVPVLRWNSDKAYLAELGAAGVPTIESRVVAVLGEDDLAKARRAWGGDIVVKPPVSASATGTYRLGPDDPLPGELAGRAAIFQPFLESVTSEGEYSLLLFDGALSHAVVKRPKDGDYRVQPHLGGREGRCDAPESAVEIAHAALAVAPGDCAYARVDLVRGRDGGLKVIELELIEPSLWLQHAPDGGASFAAAIRRRIQP; via the coding sequence GTGAGCCGGGTCCACGTCCTCACGCCGGCGCCGGATTATCCGGAAGATTATCGCTGGGCCTATGATGTCGAGGCGGCGGCGCTCGAGGCGGGCGGGTTGGGGGTGGCGCCGGTGCCGTGGACTAGGGCGGGCGCGTTGGGCGCGGGCGATACGGTGCTGCCGCTGGTGGCGTGGGGCTATCATCTCGACGCGCCGCGGTGGCACGCGATGCTCGACCGGCTCGAGGCGAGCGGGGCGAACGTGATCAACTCGGTGCCGGTGCTGCGCTGGAACAGCGACAAGGCCTATCTCGCCGAGCTTGGCGCGGCGGGCGTGCCGACGATCGAATCGCGGGTAGTGGCGGTGCTGGGCGAGGACGACCTCGCCAAGGCGCGGCGCGCGTGGGGCGGCGACATCGTCGTCAAGCCGCCGGTCAGCGCGTCGGCGACCGGGACCTATCGGCTCGGGCCGGACGATCCGCTTCCAGGCGAGCTGGCGGGGCGAGCGGCGATCTTCCAGCCGTTCCTCGAGTCGGTCACCAGCGAGGGCGAATATTCGTTGCTGCTGTTCGACGGCGCATTGAGCCATGCGGTGGTCAAGCGGCCGAAGGACGGCGATTATCGGGTCCAGCCGCACCTCGGCGGGCGCGAGGGACGGTGCGACGCGCCCGAGAGCGCGGTCGAGATCGCGCATGCGGCGCTGGCGGTTGCGCCGGGCGATTGCGCTTATGCGCGGGTCGATTTGGTGCGCGGGCGCGACGGCGGGCTGAAGGTCATCGAGCTGGAGCTGATCGAGCCGTCGTTGTGGCTCCAGCATGCGCCCGACGGCGGGGCGTCATTCGCCGCCGCGATCCGCAGGCGAATTCAGCCATAG
- the pgeF gene encoding peptidoglycan editing factor PgeF translates to MSEIEIIRARALGDVPHGFFWRRGGVSRGAVAGLNCGLGSGDDPKLVRENRRLAAEAVLPGARLVGVHQVHGNACVVAGEWSDDERPHADALVTERPGVLLAVVTADCAPVLLADPSAGVVAAVHAGWRGAVAGVTDSAIAAMLRLGARIERISAAIGPAIAQRNYEVDHDFAAGLGEGGERFLADGPAGKPHFDLEAFVAARLAAAGVTRVEALGLDTYADVARFYSYRRATHRGEPTYGRQISLIGLAG, encoded by the coding sequence GTGAGCGAAATCGAAATCATCCGCGCGCGGGCGCTGGGCGATGTGCCGCACGGCTTTTTCTGGCGGCGCGGCGGGGTTTCGCGCGGCGCAGTGGCGGGCCTGAACTGCGGACTTGGCAGCGGCGATGACCCCAAGCTGGTGCGCGAGAATCGTCGGCTCGCGGCCGAGGCGGTGCTGCCCGGCGCGCGGCTAGTCGGCGTGCACCAGGTCCACGGCAATGCCTGCGTCGTCGCGGGGGAATGGAGCGACGACGAGCGCCCGCACGCCGACGCGCTGGTCACCGAAAGGCCCGGCGTCTTGCTCGCCGTCGTCACCGCCGACTGCGCGCCGGTCCTGCTCGCCGACCCCAGCGCCGGCGTGGTCGCCGCGGTCCATGCCGGCTGGCGCGGGGCGGTCGCCGGGGTGACCGATTCAGCGATCGCCGCGATGCTCCGGCTCGGCGCGCGGATCGAGCGGATTTCCGCGGCCATCGGACCGGCCATCGCCCAGCGCAATTACGAGGTCGATCACGATTTCGCCGCTGGCCTCGGCGAAGGCGGCGAGCGCTTCCTCGCCGACGGCCCAGCCGGCAAGCCGCATTTCGACCTGGAGGCGTTCGTCGCCGCCCGGCTCGCCGCCGCCGGCGTGACCCGGGTCGAAGCGCTCGGGCTCGACACCTATGCCGACGTTGCGCGCTTCTATTCCTACCGCCGCGCGACCCACCGCGGCGAGCCAACCTACGGCCGGCAGATCTCGTTGATCGGACTGGCCGGCTAG
- a CDS encoding molybdopterin cofactor-binding domain-containing protein: MIALDRRSLLVAGGVGVGLVVGFALWPRTGGSPLSAEDGEQLFGPYLKIAPDGRVTVAVPQAETGQGAWTALAQIAAGALGADWERVAVEPAPAAPDYANALFGTRLTAGSTSMRAFEAPLRAAGEAARGLLVRVAAERWGVDPAACRVGNGAVRHSGNSAAFGELAEDAARLSADGPAGKLDAPLVGQSLPRLDGRAKASGAFRFAGDVRLPDLLFAAARLAPDGGELTGFDRAAATAQPGVRELVADSGWLAAIGETGWTAERALKAAAPRFSGPGDADSAAIDRALDAAMRDGDAERLIERGDFDAAVGRARALGATYRIAPATHDGLEPLTATARFSGGRLEVWAPVQAYDLARAAAAKAGAVDADQVILYPMPVGDSGGRAVEPDAIPIAIALARRLKRPVQLTVSAHASHNHDRPRPPLLARMAAMPSPQGGIAAWSARFVTAPGLAAALERLGGKRAALDLEGAIPPYAIPSLRVDSVAADVPLRCGYMRGGSAALTAFANECFVDEMARNLGREPLAFRMGMLGGNARLARTLVAATDAARWDGGGAGSRMGLACVSAFGSHIALVAVAGIGSDQRVAVEKLYAAVDCGLMVNPGLVRQQIEGGLLHALSLATVRAPRVVAGMPVSRGLGSAGFQAALKVPEIRVDLIPGRGPPGGVSGLAHTVLAPALANALAAATGRRLRALPFDLMAA, translated from the coding sequence TTGATCGCACTCGACCGCCGTTCGCTGCTGGTCGCCGGCGGAGTCGGGGTCGGGCTCGTCGTCGGCTTTGCGCTGTGGCCGCGCACGGGCGGCTCGCCGCTGTCGGCCGAGGACGGCGAGCAATTGTTCGGCCCCTATCTCAAGATAGCGCCAGACGGCCGGGTGACCGTCGCCGTGCCGCAGGCCGAGACCGGGCAGGGGGCGTGGACCGCGCTGGCGCAAATTGCGGCGGGTGCGCTTGGGGCGGACTGGGAGCGCGTGGCAGTCGAGCCCGCGCCGGCCGCGCCCGACTATGCCAATGCGCTGTTCGGTACGCGGCTGACCGCCGGTTCCACGAGCATGCGCGCGTTCGAGGCGCCGCTGCGCGCGGCAGGTGAAGCGGCCCGCGGCCTGCTGGTGCGCGTGGCGGCGGAACGCTGGGGTGTCGACCCCGCGGCGTGCCGGGTCGGCAATGGAGCCGTCCGCCATTCGGGCAACAGCGCCGCATTCGGCGAGCTGGCCGAGGATGCCGCGCGGCTGAGCGCGGATGGGCCGGCGGGAAAACTCGATGCGCCACTGGTGGGCCAGTCGCTGCCCCGGCTCGACGGGCGCGCCAAGGCGTCTGGTGCGTTTCGCTTTGCCGGCGATGTCCGCCTGCCCGACCTGCTGTTCGCCGCCGCTCGCCTCGCGCCCGACGGCGGCGAGCTGACCGGTTTCGACCGCGCCGCCGCGACGGCGCAGCCTGGAGTGCGCGAACTGGTCGCGGACAGCGGCTGGCTGGCGGCGATCGGCGAGACCGGCTGGACGGCGGAGCGTGCGCTCAAGGCCGCAGCGCCGCGCTTCTCCGGACCGGGCGATGCCGATTCGGCGGCGATCGACCGCGCGCTCGACGCGGCGATGCGCGACGGCGATGCCGAGCGGCTGATCGAGCGCGGCGATTTCGACGCCGCGGTCGGCCGTGCGCGGGCGCTCGGCGCAACCTACCGGATCGCGCCGGCGACCCATGACGGGCTCGAGCCGCTGACTGCGACGGCACGCTTTTCCGGCGGACGGCTGGAAGTGTGGGCGCCGGTCCAGGCCTACGACCTGGCGCGTGCCGCAGCGGCCAAGGCGGGCGCGGTCGATGCCGACCAGGTCATTCTCTACCCGATGCCGGTCGGCGACAGCGGCGGACGGGCGGTCGAGCCTGATGCCATCCCGATCGCCATTGCGCTCGCCAGGCGGCTCAAGCGGCCGGTGCAGCTCACCGTCTCGGCGCATGCCTCGCACAACCATGACCGGCCCCGGCCGCCGCTGCTGGCCAGGATGGCGGCCATGCCCTCGCCGCAGGGCGGCATCGCCGCATGGAGCGCGCGCTTCGTCACCGCGCCGGGCCTGGCAGCGGCGCTCGAACGGCTCGGCGGCAAGCGTGCCGCGCTCGATCTCGAAGGCGCCATCCCGCCCTACGCCATCCCGTCGCTGCGGGTCGATTCGGTCGCCGCCGACGTGCCACTCCGCTGCGGCTATATGCGCGGCGGGAGCGCGGCGCTGACGGCCTTCGCCAACGAATGTTTCGTCGACGAGATGGCGCGCAATCTGGGCCGCGAGCCGCTCGCCTTCCGGATGGGGATGCTCGGCGGCAATGCGCGGCTCGCGCGGACCCTGGTCGCGGCGACCGATGCCGCGCGCTGGGACGGCGGCGGCGCGGGCAGCCGGATGGGCCTCGCCTGCGTCAGCGCATTCGGCTCGCATATCGCTCTGGTCGCGGTGGCAGGCATCGGCAGCGACCAGCGCGTCGCGGTCGAGAAACTCTACGCGGCGGTCGATTGCGGACTGATGGTGAACCCGGGGCTGGTGCGCCAGCAGATCGAGGGCGGCCTGCTCCATGCACTGTCGCTCGCGACGGTTCGCGCACCGCGCGTCGTCGCCGGAATGCCGGTCTCCCGCGGGCTTGGCTCTGCCGGCTTTCAAGCCGCGCTGAAGGTTCCCGAAATCCGGGTCGACCTCATCCCCGGCCGCGGCCCGCCCGGCGGGGTCAGCGGCCTTGCCCACACCGTGCTCGCCCCGGCACTCGCCAATGCGCTCGCCGCCGCCACCGGTCGCCGCTTGCGTGCGCTGCCGTTCGATCTCATGGCCGCCTGA
- a CDS encoding class I adenylate-forming enzyme family protein yields MPSELDRQFDETLAAVIGPGGRLVIERDPLGRAIVANFPATLPMFFKTFCALNGAVEAVVAGEERLTFADLDRVSDQLAHALIARGIAKGERVGIAMRNCPAWIVSYMAALKAGAVATLINGWWERTELAHALELTEPALIIADAPRARRIAEAGDWNVVTLPIEQPVEQAIAPLVDGADLTAQLPEVSPDDDATILFTSGSTGEAKGALSTHRAVTTGVYAYATGLMVLLGVLTKAGRPPANPPRTLLSVPLFHVTGEVPVMLNSFVIGRGMVIMPKWDAGEALRLIEQERITYFVGVPTMSLELMNHPDRAKYDLTTLTDVTAGGAPRPIAHVERLKQEFPAAQPALGYGLTETNAVGCSNFWSNYAAKPASTGRAQPPYVELAILGEGDRHLPTGERGEVAIRSAANIKGYWRNAAATEAAFTADHYLRTGDIGFVDEDGYLFIVDRKKDIIIRGGENISAAEVEAAIYACDGIAEAAVFGAPDERLGEVPVAVLYRRDGSDIDEAALRDLLATRLAAFKIPAAFHFADAPLPRLGTGKIDRVELKERFAR; encoded by the coding sequence TTGCCAAGCGAGCTCGACCGTCAGTTCGACGAAACCCTGGCCGCGGTGATCGGTCCCGGCGGCAGGCTGGTGATCGAGCGCGACCCCCTCGGCCGCGCGATCGTCGCCAATTTCCCGGCGACCCTGCCGATGTTCTTCAAGACCTTCTGCGCGCTGAACGGCGCGGTCGAGGCGGTGGTCGCGGGCGAGGAGCGGCTGACCTTCGCCGATCTCGACCGGGTGTCGGACCAGCTCGCCCATGCGCTGATCGCGCGCGGCATTGCCAAGGGCGAGCGCGTCGGCATCGCCATGCGCAACTGCCCGGCGTGGATCGTCAGCTACATGGCGGCGCTCAAGGCCGGGGCGGTGGCGACCCTGATCAACGGCTGGTGGGAGCGCACCGAGCTCGCCCACGCGCTCGAGCTGACCGAGCCCGCGCTGATCATTGCCGACGCCCCGCGCGCCCGCCGCATCGCCGAGGCCGGCGACTGGAACGTCGTCACGTTGCCGATCGAGCAGCCGGTCGAGCAGGCGATCGCCCCGCTCGTCGACGGCGCCGATCTCACCGCCCAGCTGCCCGAGGTTTCCCCGGACGACGACGCCACCATCCTGTTCACCTCCGGCTCGACCGGCGAGGCAAAGGGCGCGCTGTCGACGCACCGCGCGGTCACCACCGGAGTCTATGCTTACGCGACGGGGCTGATGGTCCTGCTCGGTGTCCTCACCAAGGCCGGGCGCCCGCCGGCCAATCCGCCGCGCACCCTGCTCAGCGTGCCTTTGTTCCACGTCACCGGCGAGGTTCCGGTGATGCTCAACAGCTTCGTCATCGGCCGCGGCATGGTGATCATGCCCAAGTGGGACGCGGGCGAGGCGCTGCGGCTGATCGAGCAGGAGAGGATCACCTATTTCGTCGGCGTCCCGACGATGAGCCTCGAGCTGATGAACCACCCCGACCGCGCGAAATACGACCTCACGACGCTGACCGACGTCACCGCCGGCGGGGCGCCGCGGCCGATCGCCCATGTCGAGCGCTTGAAGCAGGAATTCCCGGCGGCCCAGCCCGCGCTCGGCTATGGCCTCACCGAGACCAACGCCGTCGGCTGCTCCAACTTCTGGAGCAATTATGCCGCCAAGCCGGCCTCCACCGGCCGCGCCCAGCCGCCCTATGTCGAGCTCGCCATCCTCGGCGAGGGCGACCGCCACCTGCCGACCGGCGAACGCGGCGAGGTGGCGATCCGCTCGGCCGCCAACATCAAGGGCTATTGGCGCAACGCGGCGGCGACCGAAGCAGCCTTTACCGCCGACCATTATCTGCGGACCGGCGACATCGGCTTCGTCGACGAGGATGGTTATCTGTTCATCGTCGACCGCAAGAAGGACATCATCATTCGCGGCGGCGAGAACATCAGCGCGGCCGAGGTCGAGGCCGCGATCTACGCCTGCGACGGGATCGCCGAAGCGGCCGTGTTCGGAGCGCCCGACGAGCGGCTCGGCGAAGTGCCGGTGGCGGTGCTCTACCGCCGCGACGGAAGCGACATCGACGAGGCGGCGCTGCGCGACCTCCTCGCCACCCGGCTCGCCGCCTTCAAGATCCCCGCCGCCTTCCATTTCGCCGATGCCCCGCTTCCGCGGCTCGGCACCGGCAAGATCGACCGGGTCGAGCTCAAGGAACGATTCGCCCGTTGA
- the phbB gene encoding acetoacetyl-CoA reductase: MARVAIVTGGTRGIGEAISVALKNNGMKVAANYAGNDERAREFTERTGIPAFKWDVSDYDACMAGVAKVEAELGPVDVLVNNAGITRDTTMKRMDRAKWQDVIDTNLGGCFNMAKAVFDGMSERGFGRIVNIGSINGQAGQYGQVNYAAAKSGIHGFTKALAQEGARANVTVNAIAPGYIDTDMVAAVPEDVLGKIVAKIPVRRLGKAEEIARGVAFLVDDEAGFITGSTLSINGGQHMY; encoded by the coding sequence ATGGCGCGAGTGGCAATCGTTACCGGCGGGACGAGGGGCATCGGCGAGGCGATCAGCGTCGCGCTCAAGAACAACGGCATGAAGGTGGCGGCGAACTACGCCGGCAATGACGAGCGCGCCCGCGAATTCACCGAGCGTACCGGCATCCCCGCCTTCAAGTGGGACGTTTCCGATTACGACGCCTGCATGGCCGGAGTCGCCAAGGTCGAGGCCGAGCTCGGCCCGGTCGACGTGCTCGTCAACAACGCCGGGATCACCCGCGATACGACCATGAAGCGGATGGACCGCGCCAAGTGGCAGGACGTCATCGACACCAATCTCGGCGGCTGCTTCAACATGGCCAAAGCGGTGTTCGACGGAATGAGCGAGCGCGGCTTCGGACGGATCGTCAACATCGGCTCGATCAACGGCCAGGCCGGCCAGTACGGCCAGGTCAATTATGCCGCCGCCAAGTCCGGCATCCACGGCTTCACCAAGGCGCTGGCGCAGGAAGGCGCGCGCGCCAACGTCACCGTCAACGCCATCGCGCCGGGCTACATCGATACCGACATGGTCGCCGCCGTGCCCGAGGACGTGCTCGGCAAGATCGTCGCCAAGATCCCCGTCCGCCGCCTCGGCAAGGCCGAGGAAATTGCCCGCGGCGTGGCGTTCCTGGTCGACGACGAAGCCGGCTTCATCACCGGCTCGACACTCAGCATCAACGGCGGCCAGCACATGTATTGA
- a CDS encoding GNAT family N-acetyltransferase, translated as MSVTYRDGVPGDGAAIGTLFRESFVATFGHLYKPEDLAAFIAGAGDAAWEEEVRHPRFRFRLAEDDETLAGFAKLGPDELPGAEPGGAELWALYLREAWHGAGVAAALMEWTIDAARSGGAPALRLTVFIDNHRARRFYERYGFVEVGKYAFKVGNHVDDDRILRLAL; from the coding sequence ATGAGCGTCACCTATCGCGATGGGGTGCCCGGCGACGGAGCGGCGATCGGGACGCTGTTCCGCGAGAGTTTCGTCGCGACCTTCGGCCATCTCTACAAGCCCGAAGACCTTGCCGCCTTCATTGCCGGGGCGGGCGATGCCGCATGGGAAGAGGAGGTGCGCCACCCGCGCTTCCGATTCCGGCTGGCGGAGGACGACGAGACGCTGGCCGGATTCGCCAAGCTCGGCCCGGACGAACTGCCCGGGGCAGAGCCGGGCGGCGCGGAACTGTGGGCGCTGTACCTGCGCGAGGCGTGGCACGGCGCGGGCGTCGCGGCGGCGCTGATGGAATGGACGATCGACGCGGCGCGGAGCGGCGGTGCGCCGGCATTGCGGCTGACGGTGTTCATCGACAATCACCGCGCCCGCCGCTTCTACGAGCGCTACGGCTTTGTCGAGGTCGGCAAATATGCGTTCAAGGTCGGCAACCATGTCGATGACGACCGCATCCTGCGGCTGGCGCTGTGA
- the hemH gene encoding ferrochelatase: MQPPADHPTISAPRVGVLLVNLGTPDSPETGAVRRYLGQFLSDRRVVEIPPLLWQPILRGIILTTRPKKSAHAYRQVWTEEGSPLAAITARQAAGLQQRLGESVLVDWAMRYGNPAIDAALDRLFAAGATRILLAPLYPQYCAATTATANDFAFAHLAGLRWQPALRTLPPYHDDALYIDALVADLEAQLAALDFAPQRLLLSFHGMPQRTLELGDPYHCHCRKTARLVAERMALPVDVAFQSRFGRAKWLEPATDAVLKAYPKDGVTRIGIAAPGFSADCLETIEELGIRGREDFLAAGGTHFGRLECLNDRPHGMQMLDALIRRELAGWWPAA; the protein is encoded by the coding sequence ATGCAGCCGCCCGCCGACCATCCGACCATCTCCGCGCCGCGTGTCGGCGTGCTGCTGGTCAATCTCGGAACGCCCGATTCGCCCGAGACCGGCGCGGTGCGCCGCTATCTCGGCCAGTTCCTGTCCGACCGCCGGGTGGTCGAGATCCCGCCCCTGCTGTGGCAGCCGATCCTGCGCGGGATCATCCTCACCACCCGCCCGAAGAAGAGCGCGCACGCCTATCGCCAGGTGTGGACCGAGGAGGGGTCGCCGCTTGCCGCAATCACCGCACGGCAGGCCGCCGGGCTTCAGCAGCGGCTCGGCGAGAGCGTGCTGGTCGACTGGGCGATGCGCTACGGCAATCCGGCGATCGATGCCGCGCTCGACCGGTTGTTCGCGGCCGGCGCGACGCGCATCCTGCTGGCCCCGCTCTACCCGCAATATTGCGCGGCGACGACAGCGACCGCCAACGACTTCGCCTTCGCCCATCTCGCCGGTCTGCGCTGGCAACCGGCGCTGCGCACGCTTCCGCCCTATCACGACGACGCGCTCTACATCGACGCGCTGGTTGCCGATCTCGAGGCGCAATTGGCGGCGCTCGACTTCGCGCCCCAGCGGTTGCTGCTCAGCTTCCACGGCATGCCGCAGCGCACGCTGGAGCTGGGCGATCCCTACCACTGCCACTGCCGCAAGACCGCCCGGCTGGTCGCGGAGCGGATGGCGCTGCCGGTCGATGTCGCCTTCCAGTCGCGCTTCGGGCGCGCGAAGTGGCTAGAGCCCGCGACCGACGCGGTGCTCAAGGCCTATCCAAAGGATGGCGTGACCAGGATCGGCATCGCCGCGCCCGGCTTCTCCGCCGACTGCCTTGAGACGATCGAGGAACTGGGCATCCGCGGCCGCGAGGATTTCCTCGCCGCCGGCGGCACCCATTTCGGGCGGCTCGAATGCCTCAACGACCGGCCACACGGGATGCAGATGCTCGACGCCCTCATCCGCCGCGAACTTGCCGGTTGGTGGCCGGCGGCCTAA
- a CDS encoding class I SAM-dependent methyltransferase, which yields MTPLETALVERIKAEGPLTVEAYMAACNEFYYATRDPLGEAGDFTTAPEISQMYGEVIGAALADCWVRAGKPGGVRYAELGPGRGTLASDALRVLRGVGCKVEAVELVETSPVLRTLQHAAVPDARFHDDVAGLAEGGGPLLLVASEFFDALPVRQFVDGMERHVEWIGGNLAFDRDGPIVEMSPAREAAMAELARVLAARGGVALVIDYGHDLRRAVGDTLQAMAAHKKTLPLATPGEQDLTAHVDFAALGDAARAEGAQVSRLIAQGSWLETVGIAARAMALAARNPDRAEAIAAARRRLCDGEAMGTLFRVMAVAAPGWPLPAGLE from the coding sequence GTGACTCCGCTCGAGACCGCGCTGGTCGAGCGGATCAAGGCCGAGGGGCCGCTCACCGTCGAGGCCTATATGGCGGCTTGCAACGAATTTTATTACGCGACCCGCGACCCGCTCGGCGAGGCCGGCGACTTCACCACCGCGCCAGAAATCAGCCAGATGTACGGCGAGGTGATCGGCGCGGCGCTGGCCGACTGCTGGGTCCGCGCGGGCAAGCCCGGCGGCGTGCGCTATGCCGAGCTCGGACCGGGTCGCGGCACGCTGGCGAGCGACGCGTTGCGCGTGCTGCGCGGGGTCGGCTGCAAGGTAGAGGCGGTCGAGCTGGTCGAGACCAGCCCGGTGCTGCGCACGCTGCAGCATGCGGCGGTGCCGGACGCGCGGTTCCACGACGACGTCGCCGGACTGGCGGAGGGCGGCGGACCGCTGCTGCTGGTGGCGTCGGAATTCTTCGACGCGCTGCCGGTGCGCCAGTTCGTCGATGGCATGGAGCGCCACGTCGAGTGGATCGGCGGGAATCTCGCGTTCGACCGCGACGGGCCGATCGTCGAGATGTCGCCGGCGCGCGAAGCCGCGATGGCTGAGCTGGCGCGGGTGCTGGCCGCGCGCGGCGGAGTCGCGCTGGTGATCGACTATGGTCACGATCTGCGCCGCGCGGTGGGCGACACGCTCCAAGCGATGGCCGCGCACAAGAAGACGCTGCCGCTCGCCACGCCGGGCGAGCAGGACCTCACCGCCCATGTCGACTTCGCGGCGCTCGGCGATGCGGCCCGGGCGGAGGGCGCGCAGGTCTCGCGGCTGATCGCGCAGGGCAGCTGGCTCGAGACGGTCGGGATCGCGGCACGGGCGATGGCGCTGGCCGCGCGCAACCCCGACCGCGCCGAAGCGATCGCCGCCGCCCGCCGCCGGCTGTGTGACGGCGAGGCGATGGGCACCCTGTTCCGGGTGATGGCGGTCGCCGCGCCCGGCTGGCCGCTCCCGGCGGGGCTCGAATGA
- a CDS encoding ribbon-helix-helix domain-containing protein: MSVADYGTPTKRSMTISGHETSISLEPMFWAALEAAARTREVPLSALVASIDSERIAARPAPNLTSALRQWLWLNSPADRGGE; the protein is encoded by the coding sequence TTGAGCGTGGCGGACTACGGCACGCCCACCAAGCGCTCGATGACCATCTCCGGTCACGAGACATCGATCAGCCTCGAGCCGATGTTCTGGGCAGCGCTCGAAGCGGCGGCGCGGACTCGCGAGGTCCCGCTCAGCGCGCTGGTGGCGAGCATCGATTCCGAGCGGATCGCGGCGCGCCCCGCGCCCAACCTCACTTCGGCGCTGCGCCAGTGGCTATGGCTGAATTCGCCTGCGGATCGCGGCGGCGAATGA
- the lgt gene encoding prolipoprotein diacylglyceryl transferase — protein sequence MLLDVTMIAAAASGAIAFPDLGLDPVIVQLGPFALRWYSMAYVVGVILGYFYLLKLIAQPGAPMARRHADDLVFYAALGIMIGGRLGSVLFYNPGYYAENPLAILKLWEGGMSFHGGVIGTSLGIIYLAWRQKLQWLRLHDYVACCVPFGLFLGRVANFINQELWGAETGVPWAVRFVENTPFGTALGPPRHPSQLYEAILEGLVLGLILAWMFWRTNARYEPGKLVGAFLFFYGIFRFGVEFIREPDAQLVEFAETTGLHMGQWLTIPMIVGGAYLMATAKSRRQRIEPIAGSTSVA from the coding sequence ATGCTTTTGGACGTAACGATGATCGCCGCCGCCGCTTCGGGCGCGATCGCCTTTCCCGATCTCGGGCTAGATCCGGTGATCGTCCAGCTGGGGCCGTTCGCGCTGCGCTGGTATTCGATGGCCTATGTCGTCGGCGTCATCCTCGGCTATTTCTATTTGCTCAAGCTGATCGCCCAGCCGGGCGCGCCGATGGCCCGGCGCCACGCCGACGACCTGGTGTTCTATGCCGCGCTGGGGATCATGATCGGCGGCCGGCTCGGCTCAGTGCTATTCTACAACCCGGGCTATTATGCCGAGAACCCGCTCGCCATCCTCAAGCTGTGGGAAGGCGGGATGAGCTTCCACGGCGGGGTAATCGGCACCTCGCTCGGGATCATCTACCTAGCCTGGCGGCAGAAACTGCAGTGGTTGCGGCTGCACGATTATGTCGCCTGCTGCGTTCCGTTCGGGCTGTTCCTGGGGCGCGTCGCCAATTTCATCAACCAGGAATTGTGGGGCGCCGAAACCGGCGTCCCGTGGGCGGTGCGGTTCGTCGAGAACACGCCGTTCGGAACCGCGCTCGGGCCGCCGCGCCATCCCAGCCAGCTGTACGAGGCGATCCTCGAGGGGCTGGTGCTCGGCCTGATCCTCGCCTGGATGTTCTGGCGCACCAACGCGCGCTACGAGCCGGGCAAGTTGGTCGGCGCCTTCCTCTTCTTCTACGGCATCTTCCGCTTCGGGGTGGAGTTCATCCGCGAGCCCGACGCACAGCTGGTCGAGTTCGCCGAGACGACCGGGCTGCACATGGGCCAGTGGCTGACCATCCCGATGATCGTCGGCGGGGCCTATCTGATGGCCACGGCCAAGTCGCGGCGCCAGCGGATCGAGCCGATCGCCGGAAGCACGAGCGTGGCGTGA